The following proteins are co-located in the Spinactinospora alkalitolerans genome:
- a CDS encoding vitamin K epoxide reductase family protein — MGRHKSRGIRAHQVRPRFGGVGRDAPPRAERLSDELRLGASRSVVRRRRIAGLTLVSALAYGVVGAYQFGLAPAVPEPPLPLFDADRVDASGEAYAVLDTPDAALGLTSAGITLVLAGMSGERRRAERPWLTLLFTGKVAADAAGAAYLFAEQATRHRRLCSWCTLAAVANIAALPIALAEARAALGALRGRGARTARSGGE, encoded by the coding sequence ATGGGACGACACAAGAGCAGAGGCATCCGGGCGCATCAGGTCCGTCCACGTTTCGGCGGGGTGGGCCGGGACGCGCCCCCGCGCGCCGAGCGGCTCAGCGACGAACTGCGGCTGGGAGCGAGCCGCTCCGTCGTGCGCCGCCGCCGGATCGCCGGGCTGACCCTGGTTTCGGCGCTGGCCTACGGGGTGGTCGGCGCCTACCAGTTCGGGCTGGCGCCCGCGGTGCCCGAGCCGCCGCTTCCGTTGTTCGACGCCGACCGCGTGGACGCCAGCGGTGAGGCCTACGCGGTTCTGGACACGCCGGACGCGGCTCTGGGGCTCACCAGCGCGGGGATCACACTCGTGCTGGCCGGTATGAGCGGTGAGCGCCGACGGGCCGAGCGGCCGTGGTTGACGCTGCTGTTCACCGGCAAGGTCGCGGCCGACGCCGCGGGGGCCGCCTACCTCTTCGCCGAACAGGCCACCAGGCATCGGCGGTTGTGCTCCTGGTGCACCCTCGCCGCGGTCGCCAACATCGCGGCGCTGCCCATCGCCCTGGCGGAGGCGCGGGCCGCTCTCGGCGCGCTCCGCGGACGCGGTGCGCGCACGGCACGTTCCGGCGGGGAATGA
- a CDS encoding radical SAM protein, with protein MVQGERDRDEVFVEYTKSVCPMCKVVVDAQVNIRDNKVYLRKRCREHGWFEALVYGDAQAYTELSRFNKPGTLPLAFQTEVRDGCPSDCGLCPEHKQHACLGIIEVNTGCNLDCPICFADSGHQGGTAARSASVEGGGGRRAEEAAARSASVEGGGGRRAEEAAARSASVEGGGGRRAEEAAARSASVEGGGGRRAGYSITHQQCELMLDTFVAAEGEPEVVMFSGGEPTIHKNILDFIDLAQQRPIKVVNLNTNGIRLATDERFVAALGERNGRNGTSVNVYLQFDGFDEATHRAIRGRDLREHKRRALDNCAEAGLTVTLVAAVERGLNDHEVGDIIRFGIDHPAVRSVSFQPVTHSGRHVEFDPLTRLTNSDVIELVNEQCPDWFRPGDFFPVPCCFPTCRSITYLLVDRKPERTDVVPIPRLIDIDDHLDYVSNRVLPDPGLRSALEKLWSASAFMGAPATMASLETATAAAECEACGIDLPEAAKDLGDRAFMIVVQDFLDPYTLNVKQLMKCCVEEITPDGRIIPFCAYNSVGYREQVRAQMSGVEVADVVPNARELADVTVESPYGSRIARNALDGDGAGASGGTGIAPDSTNVGGKAVEP; from the coding sequence GTGGTCCAGGGAGAACGCGATCGCGACGAGGTGTTCGTCGAGTACACCAAGAGCGTCTGCCCGATGTGCAAGGTCGTGGTGGACGCGCAGGTCAACATCAGGGACAACAAGGTTTACCTGCGCAAGCGGTGCAGGGAGCACGGCTGGTTCGAGGCGCTGGTCTACGGCGACGCGCAGGCCTACACGGAGCTGTCGCGGTTCAACAAGCCGGGCACGCTCCCGCTGGCGTTCCAGACCGAGGTCAGGGACGGCTGCCCGTCGGACTGCGGGCTGTGCCCGGAGCACAAGCAGCACGCCTGCCTGGGCATCATCGAGGTCAACACCGGCTGCAACCTGGACTGCCCGATCTGCTTCGCCGATTCGGGGCATCAGGGAGGCACCGCGGCGCGCAGCGCCTCGGTTGAGGGTGGTGGTGGGCGACGGGCAGAAGAGGCGGCGGCGCGCAGCGCCTCGGTTGAGGGTGGTGGTGGGCGACGGGCAGAAGAGGCGGCGGCGCGCAGCGCCTCGGTTGAGGGTGGTGGTGGGCGACGGGCAGAAGAGGCGGCGGCGCGCAGCGCCTCGGTTGAGGGTGGTGGTGGGCGACGGGCGGGCTATTCGATCACCCACCAGCAGTGCGAGCTGATGCTCGACACCTTCGTGGCGGCCGAGGGCGAACCCGAGGTGGTGATGTTCTCCGGCGGGGAGCCGACCATCCACAAGAACATCCTGGACTTCATCGACCTCGCCCAGCAGCGCCCGATCAAGGTCGTCAACCTCAACACCAACGGCATCCGGCTGGCCACCGACGAGCGCTTCGTCGCCGCGCTCGGCGAGCGCAACGGCCGCAACGGCACCTCGGTCAACGTCTACCTGCAGTTCGACGGCTTCGACGAGGCCACCCACCGCGCCATCCGCGGCAGGGACCTGCGCGAGCACAAGCGGCGGGCGCTGGACAACTGCGCCGAGGCCGGGCTCACGGTCACCCTGGTCGCCGCCGTCGAGCGCGGCCTCAACGACCACGAGGTCGGCGACATCATCCGCTTCGGCATCGACCATCCGGCGGTGCGGTCGGTGTCCTTCCAGCCGGTCACCCACTCCGGGCGGCACGTGGAGTTCGACCCGCTCACCCGGCTGACCAACTCCGACGTGATCGAACTGGTCAACGAGCAGTGCCCCGACTGGTTCCGGCCCGGCGACTTCTTCCCCGTGCCCTGCTGCTTCCCGACCTGCCGCTCCATCACCTACCTCCTGGTGGACCGCAAGCCCGAGCGGACCGACGTGGTGCCGATCCCGCGGCTGATCGACATCGACGACCACCTCGACTACGTCAGCAACCGCGTCCTGCCCGACCCGGGGCTGCGCTCCGCCCTGGAGAAGCTGTGGAGCGCGTCGGCTTTCATGGGCGCCCCCGCCACCATGGCGAGCCTGGAGACCGCCACCGCGGCGGCCGAGTGCGAGGCGTGCGGGATCGATCTGCCCGAGGCGGCCAAGGACCTCGGGGACCGGGCGTTCATGATCGTCGTCCAGGACTTCCTGGATCCCTACACGCTCAACGTCAAGCAGCTCATGAAGTGCTGCGTCGAGGAGATCACCCCGGACGGCAGGATCATCCCCTTCTGCGCCTACAACTCGGTGGGCTACCGCGAGCAGGTGCGCGCGCAGATGTCGGGCGTGGAGGTCGCCGACGTCGTCCCCAACGCCCGCGAGTTGGCCGATGTGACCGTCGAGTCGCCGTACGGGTCGCGCATCGCCCGGAACGCCCTCGACGGGGACGGAGCGGGCGCCTCCGGCGGCACCGGCATCGCACCGGATTCCACCAACGTGGGCGGGAAGGCGGTGGAGCCGTGA
- a CDS encoding class I SAM-dependent methyltransferase, whose translation MSTGPLSPVPADPDEVKSCCTAAYGGDAVALLLGDSYHPGGLALTRRLADALALAGDRTVLDVASGPGATARLLAIEHGVLVHGVDLGEETLRAARARTAEAGLSDRVRFHLGDAERLPLPDAACDALVCECAFCTFPDKAAAAAEFARVLRPGGRVGITDVTVSPGGLPDELAGIAGWVACIADARPAADYGRLLEGAGLRPIREERHDAAVARMIDQIDARMRVLAMTAPDRLSAAGVVPDAVGPYLEAARRAVEEGAIGYALLVAEKPAG comes from the coding sequence GTGAGCACCGGTCCCCTCTCCCCCGTCCCCGCCGACCCCGACGAGGTCAAATCCTGCTGCACGGCCGCCTACGGCGGCGACGCCGTCGCACTGCTGCTCGGGGACTCCTACCACCCGGGCGGCCTCGCGCTCACCCGTCGGCTCGCCGACGCCCTGGCGCTGGCCGGGGACCGGACGGTGCTCGACGTCGCCTCGGGGCCGGGGGCCACGGCGCGGCTCCTGGCGATCGAACACGGCGTGCTGGTCCACGGCGTGGACCTCGGCGAGGAGACGCTGCGGGCGGCCCGGGCGAGGACCGCCGAAGCGGGCCTGTCGGACCGGGTCCGCTTCCACCTCGGTGACGCCGAGCGCCTGCCGCTCCCCGACGCCGCCTGCGACGCGCTGGTCTGCGAGTGCGCCTTCTGCACCTTCCCCGACAAGGCCGCCGCGGCGGCGGAGTTCGCCCGCGTACTGCGCCCCGGCGGCCGCGTCGGCATCACCGATGTCACCGTCTCCCCCGGCGGCCTCCCCGATGAGCTGGCGGGGATCGCCGGATGGGTGGCCTGCATCGCCGACGCCCGGCCGGCCGCCGACTACGGCCGGCTGCTGGAGGGCGCGGGCCTGCGGCCGATCCGCGAGGAGCGGCACGACGCCGCGGTCGCCCGGATGATCGACCAGATCGACGCCCGGATGCGGGTGCTCGCCATGACCGCCCCGGACCGGCTGTCGGCGGCCGGGGTCGTCCCCGACGCGGTCGGCCCGTACCTGGAGGCCGCCCGCCGCGCGGTGGAGGAGGGGGCGATCGGCTACGCGCTGCTGGTCGCGGAGAAGCCCGCGGGGTGA
- a CDS encoding urea carboxylase-associated family protein, which yields MGTPAAAYRAAPGGALDVDRDFYRRLGAATGERELVQSFTVPIRSGRAWEVPAGHLCRIRTPEGPQVGDLNMWNRHDPRERMWASRTRQLQAAHVSTFDRLWSTLPFLRPMATITADSLADYGVDDRGGRVHDLLGTRCDPYVNRMLTGEDFDFHCHSNLTRAVLPYGLTEFDVHDVLNVFQCTGLNDEDRYFMKASPARPGDHIEFFAEIDLLMALSTCPGGDLSVDLWGPDARDPLEVCRPLAVEVHRPAPELLEGWAPPARAAYAGLHGIHRPEWADRSS from the coding sequence ATGGGAACACCGGCCGCGGCCTACCGGGCCGCCCCCGGCGGCGCGCTCGACGTCGACCGCGACTTCTACCGGCGCCTGGGCGCGGCGACCGGCGAACGCGAACTCGTGCAGAGCTTCACCGTCCCCATCCGCTCCGGCCGCGCCTGGGAGGTCCCGGCCGGCCACCTGTGCCGCATCCGCACCCCCGAGGGCCCGCAGGTGGGCGACCTGAACATGTGGAACCGGCACGACCCCCGCGAGCGCATGTGGGCCTCGCGCACCCGCCAGCTCCAGGCCGCGCACGTCAGCACGTTCGACCGGCTGTGGTCCACGCTGCCGTTCCTGCGGCCCATGGCCACCATCACCGCCGACTCGCTGGCCGACTACGGGGTCGACGACCGGGGCGGCCGGGTGCACGACCTGCTCGGCACCCGCTGCGACCCCTACGTCAACCGGATGCTCACCGGCGAGGACTTCGACTTCCACTGCCACTCCAACCTCACCCGCGCGGTCCTGCCCTACGGGCTGACCGAGTTCGACGTGCACGACGTGCTCAACGTCTTCCAGTGCACCGGCCTCAACGACGAGGACCGCTACTTCATGAAGGCCAGCCCGGCCCGTCCCGGCGACCACATCGAGTTCTTCGCCGAGATCGACCTGCTGATGGCGCTGTCCACCTGCCCGGGCGGCGACCTGTCGGTCGACCTGTGGGGCCCCGACGCCCGCGACCCCCTGGAGGTGTGCCGCCCCCTGGCCGTCGAGGTCCACCGGCCCGCGCCGGAGCTGCTGGAGGGGTGGGCCCCGCCGGCCCGCGCCGCCTACGCCGGCCTGCACGGCATCCACCGCCCCGAATGGGCCGACCGGTCCTCCTGA
- a CDS encoding LacI family DNA-binding transcriptional regulator: MNDRDPAPRRTRRPTMVDVARSAGVSIKTVSRVANGVSTVDPELAERVGAAMRELGFRRNSVAASLRSGRSTATIGLVILDLANPFYSTIAAAAARVAQRFDTQLFTASSGWDARRESEIVADLCQRRVDGLIIVPTGEDQSYLRAEIDQGTPAVFVDRPPTGLGGDSVLIDNRGGARTAVRRLLAEGHSRIGIVTDSLNAWTMRERRIGAHEELEAAGLADRALFVEAPFDAPDVAGEAVARMLDAASPPTAVLCGNNRILSGAVGEVVRRGARVRLTGFDDFEFAHLLPYPVTVVGYDTPSLGRFAAELLFRRIREPETPFSSTTIATYLADRGIAAADPP, from the coding sequence ATGAACGACCGAGACCCCGCACCCAGGCGCACGCGCCGACCCACCATGGTCGACGTCGCACGCTCGGCGGGCGTGAGCATCAAGACCGTGTCCCGCGTCGCCAACGGGGTCTCCACGGTGGACCCGGAGCTGGCCGAGCGGGTCGGGGCGGCAATGCGGGAGCTGGGGTTCCGGCGCAACAGCGTGGCCGCGAGCCTGCGCAGCGGCCGCAGCACCGCCACGATCGGGCTCGTCATCCTGGACCTGGCCAACCCGTTCTACTCCACCATCGCCGCAGCCGCCGCCCGGGTCGCCCAGCGCTTCGACACCCAGCTCTTCACCGCCAGCTCGGGCTGGGACGCCCGGCGGGAGTCCGAGATCGTGGCGGACCTGTGCCAGCGGCGGGTCGACGGCCTGATCATCGTCCCCACCGGCGAAGACCAGTCCTACCTGCGCGCCGAGATCGACCAGGGAACCCCCGCGGTGTTCGTCGACCGGCCGCCGACCGGCCTCGGCGGCGACTCCGTGCTCATCGACAACCGGGGAGGCGCGCGCACGGCCGTGCGGCGGCTGCTGGCCGAAGGGCACAGCCGCATCGGCATCGTCACCGACTCGCTGAACGCCTGGACGATGCGCGAACGCCGCATCGGCGCCCACGAGGAGCTGGAAGCCGCGGGCCTGGCCGATCGGGCGCTGTTCGTCGAGGCCCCCTTCGACGCCCCCGATGTGGCCGGCGAGGCCGTCGCGCGCATGCTCGACGCGGCCTCGCCGCCCACGGCGGTCCTCTGCGGCAACAACCGGATCCTCTCGGGCGCCGTGGGCGAGGTGGTCCGGCGCGGCGCGCGGGTGCGCCTGACGGGGTTCGACGACTTCGAGTTCGCCCACCTGCTGCCCTACCCGGTCACGGTGGTCGGCTACGACACCCCGTCGCTGGGCCGGTTCGCCGCCGAGCTGCTCTTCCGCCGCATCCGCGAGCCGGAGACCCCCTTCAGCAGCACGACCATCGCGACCTACCTCGCCGACCGCGGGATCGCCGCGGCCGACCCGCCCTGA
- a CDS encoding class I mannose-6-phosphate isomerase, translated as MRPVHLPVSVLEHFYRGGAAIAELRGGPPRCERSPEEWLGSVTTRFGASTDGLSRLPGGTLLRDAVAADPQAWLGPEHRERLGDETALLVKLIDAGERLPVHLHPDRGFAQRHLSCRHGKTEAWMVLDAEPGTTAHVGFSRPVGRGELADLVARQDTDGLLARMHEFTLHPGDAVLVPAGLPHALGAGAFVAEVQEPTDFSILLDWQGFAVDGPVEGHLGLGFDVALEAVRRDALPRSEAEELVRRSALDAPAADRPRALLPAAAAPYFRAELLRPARGLPVPQGFAALLVLDGRGTLRPRTGADVALRRGDALVLPHAAGPHTLNGDLRALLFRPPGPDHGTGSPTP; from the coding sequence ATGCGCCCAGTCCATCTGCCGGTCAGTGTGCTGGAGCACTTCTACCGCGGTGGGGCCGCGATCGCGGAGCTGCGGGGCGGTCCGCCGCGATGTGAACGCTCACCCGAGGAGTGGCTCGGGTCGGTGACCACCCGCTTCGGCGCGTCCACCGACGGACTGAGCCGCCTGCCCGGCGGGACGCTGCTGCGCGACGCCGTGGCGGCCGACCCGCAGGCGTGGCTGGGCCCGGAGCACCGCGAACGGCTGGGCGACGAGACCGCGCTCCTGGTCAAGCTGATCGACGCCGGCGAGCGCCTGCCGGTGCACCTCCACCCCGACCGGGGCTTCGCGCAGCGGCACCTGTCGTGCCGCCACGGCAAGACCGAGGCGTGGATGGTGCTCGACGCGGAACCGGGGACGACCGCCCACGTGGGCTTCTCCCGCCCCGTCGGCCGCGGCGAGCTCGCCGACCTGGTGGCGCGCCAGGACACCGACGGCCTGCTCGCCCGGATGCACGAGTTCACCCTGCACCCCGGCGACGCGGTCCTCGTCCCCGCCGGCCTGCCGCACGCCCTGGGCGCCGGAGCCTTCGTGGCCGAGGTGCAGGAGCCCACCGACTTCTCCATCCTGCTGGACTGGCAGGGCTTCGCCGTGGACGGTCCGGTCGAGGGGCACCTGGGCCTGGGGTTCGACGTCGCCCTGGAGGCCGTCCGCCGCGACGCGCTGCCCCGCTCCGAGGCCGAGGAACTGGTACGCCGCAGCGCCCTGGACGCGCCCGCAGCGGACCGGCCCCGCGCCCTCCTCCCCGCGGCCGCGGCCCCCTACTTCCGCGCCGAACTGCTGCGGCCCGCCCGGGGCCTCCCCGTCCCGCAGGGGTTCGCCGCCCTCCTCGTCCTCGACGGCCGGGGGACGCTGCGCCCGCGCACCGGTGCGGACGTCGCCCTACGGCGCGGCGACGCCCTGGTGCTGCCGCACGCCGCCGGGCCCCACACCCTCAACGGGGACCTGCGCGCCCTGCTCTTCCGACCGCCCGGCCCCGACCACGGGACCGGATCCCCCACTCCGTGA
- a CDS encoding ABC transporter substrate-binding protein — translation MPNHRRPTKAITMLSIGVLALAGCSEEPMGVGQDAADDGGEVQTVGLMVQDLSNPFFTSMQEGVEEAAEEMGATVITEDGRQDLGAQNAHIDSFVQQQIDVLLINPVDSEGIAPAVQRAVDAGITVVAVDVTAEGAQATITSDNVQAGEQVCTHLFEEMGGEGDILIVDGTPISSIQDRVEGCENVLEDYPDIEVVGHQNGDNNRSEALDIATDMLTASPDVDGIFAVNDPTALGAALAAEQAGLDDLKIVGVDGAPEAEEEMAEEDSMLIATAAQDPELLGVRGLEMAADLRAGEELEEDTILVETTLVTPGDLADYEGWR, via the coding sequence ATGCCGAACCACCGCAGGCCCACCAAGGCGATCACGATGCTGTCCATCGGTGTTCTGGCCCTCGCCGGCTGCAGCGAGGAGCCCATGGGCGTCGGGCAGGACGCCGCCGACGACGGCGGCGAGGTGCAGACCGTGGGGCTGATGGTCCAGGACCTCAGCAACCCGTTCTTCACCTCCATGCAGGAGGGCGTCGAGGAGGCCGCCGAGGAGATGGGCGCCACCGTCATCACCGAGGACGGCCGCCAGGACCTCGGCGCCCAGAACGCCCACATCGACTCATTCGTCCAGCAGCAGATCGACGTCCTGCTGATCAACCCGGTCGACTCCGAGGGGATCGCCCCAGCCGTGCAGCGGGCCGTGGACGCCGGCATCACCGTGGTCGCCGTGGACGTCACCGCTGAAGGCGCCCAGGCCACCATCACCTCCGACAACGTCCAGGCCGGCGAGCAGGTCTGCACGCACCTGTTCGAGGAGATGGGCGGCGAGGGCGACATCCTCATCGTCGACGGCACCCCGATCTCCTCCATCCAGGACCGGGTGGAGGGCTGCGAGAACGTCCTGGAGGACTATCCCGACATCGAGGTGGTCGGCCACCAGAACGGCGACAACAACCGCAGCGAGGCGCTGGACATCGCCACCGACATGCTCACGGCCAGTCCCGACGTCGACGGAATCTTCGCCGTCAACGACCCCACGGCACTGGGCGCGGCGCTGGCCGCCGAGCAGGCCGGCCTGGACGACCTGAAGATCGTCGGCGTCGACGGCGCGCCCGAGGCCGAGGAGGAGATGGCCGAGGAGGACTCGATGCTCATCGCGACCGCGGCGCAGGATCCCGAGCTGCTGGGCGTGCGCGGACTGGAGATGGCCGCGGACCTGCGCGCCGGTGAGGAGCTGGAGGAGGACACCATCCTCGTCGAGACCACCCTGGTCACCCCCGGCGACCTCGCCGACTACGAGGGGTGGCGGTGA
- a CDS encoding sugar ABC transporter ATP-binding protein encodes MSGAAPPLLRMTGISKGFPGVQALSDARFDLHPGEVHALMGENGAGKSTLIKMLAGVHGPDSGSIEINGRTVTVDGPQQAADLGIAVIHQELNLAPNLTVAQNLALGREPRTRWGLLDRPRIRREARDRLRRVGADLDPDTPVASLSVGLQQVVEIARAIAQDARILVLDEPTAALSEAESQRLFELVAEMRAGGMGLVYISHRMEEVSRLADRVTVFRDGRWVDTSPQADLTPEDIVSRMVGRKLSDLYSRRRQPPGDVVLQARGLTDGAGVGPLDLELRAGEVVGMAGLIGAGRTETARMLFGAERPRGGEILLDGRPVTLRSPRDAVRHRIGLVPESRKEQALFPQMAIRDNVAVTGLGRLSDFGVLRRGRIDRSIERHVSALRVRCSSADQRVGELSGGNQQKVVLARWLEIAPRVLLLDEPTRGVDVGAKQEIYRIIDDLAADGVAVLVVSSDLPEVIGISDRVLVMRNGGIVAGLAREEATEETVMLHATGVARTDRPPSKDGEPR; translated from the coding sequence GTGAGCGGCGCGGCCCCGCCGCTGCTGCGGATGACCGGGATCAGCAAGGGCTTCCCCGGGGTCCAGGCGCTGTCCGACGCCCGGTTCGACCTCCACCCCGGCGAGGTGCACGCCCTCATGGGCGAGAACGGCGCGGGGAAGTCCACCCTGATCAAGATGCTCGCCGGAGTGCACGGCCCCGACTCCGGCAGCATCGAGATCAACGGGCGGACCGTGACCGTCGACGGCCCGCAGCAGGCGGCCGACCTGGGGATCGCGGTGATCCACCAGGAGCTCAACCTGGCGCCGAACCTGACCGTGGCCCAGAACCTGGCACTGGGCCGGGAGCCCCGCACCCGCTGGGGCCTCCTGGACCGCCCGCGCATCCGGCGCGAGGCCCGCGACAGACTCCGCCGCGTCGGGGCCGACCTCGACCCCGACACCCCCGTCGCCTCGCTCAGCGTGGGCCTGCAGCAGGTGGTGGAGATCGCCCGGGCCATAGCGCAGGACGCCCGCATCCTGGTGCTGGACGAGCCCACGGCCGCGCTCTCGGAGGCCGAGTCCCAGCGGTTGTTCGAACTCGTGGCGGAGATGCGCGCCGGCGGCATGGGCCTGGTCTACATCAGCCACCGCATGGAGGAGGTCTCCCGCCTGGCCGACCGGGTGACCGTCTTCCGCGACGGCCGCTGGGTCGACACCTCCCCGCAGGCCGACCTCACGCCCGAGGACATCGTCTCCCGCATGGTCGGCCGCAAGCTCAGCGACCTCTATTCACGCCGGCGGCAACCCCCGGGCGACGTGGTCCTGCAGGCGCGCGGGCTCACCGACGGCGCCGGTGTCGGCCCGCTCGACCTGGAACTGCGGGCCGGCGAGGTCGTGGGGATGGCGGGGCTCATCGGGGCCGGGCGAACCGAGACCGCCCGGATGCTGTTCGGCGCCGAGCGCCCCCGCGGCGGCGAGATCCTGCTCGACGGGCGGCCGGTGACCCTGCGCAGCCCGCGCGACGCGGTGCGCCACCGCATCGGCCTGGTACCGGAGAGCCGCAAGGAGCAGGCGCTGTTCCCGCAGATGGCGATCCGCGACAACGTCGCCGTCACCGGCCTCGGACGGCTCAGCGACTTCGGGGTGCTGCGGCGCGGCCGCATCGACCGCAGCATCGAACGCCACGTGTCGGCGCTGCGGGTGCGCTGCTCATCGGCGGACCAGCGCGTCGGCGAGCTGTCGGGCGGCAACCAGCAGAAGGTCGTGCTGGCGCGGTGGCTGGAGATCGCACCGCGCGTGCTGCTGCTCGACGAACCCACCCGCGGCGTGGACGTCGGCGCCAAGCAGGAGATCTACCGGATCATCGACGACCTCGCCGCCGACGGGGTGGCCGTGCTCGTCGTCTCCTCCGACCTGCCCGAGGTGATCGGCATCAGCGACCGGGTCCTCGTCATGCGCAACGGGGGCATCGTCGCCGGCCTGGCGCGCGAGGAGGCCACCGAAGAGACCGTGATGCTGCACGCCACCGGTGTGGCGCGCACCGACCGACCCCCATCCAAGGACGGAGAACCCCGATGA
- a CDS encoding ABC transporter permease — MIGTSRSTPAQNPSAGGPAGARPGRPRTAVLWDRYGILGVLVLLVALMAVIAPNFFTLGNAFNIARATSINAILAAGMTLVILTRGIDLSVGSNLAVSGVVSVLLWTAGMPAPVCVLVGILVGALFGLVNGALVAYLALPAFIVTLGGLTYLRGTAYLLTDGRPLIADDLGFHLMGNGFIVAVPVPVVIMLGVFLALWFLLRFTRFGTEVYAIGGNPEAARLAGIRVKWTLVKVYVIAGACAGLAGVLFSARVMSGQPTAGETYELDAIAAVVLGGTSLLGGVGTVQRTLIGAMIMGVLSNGLLLMNVPFFYQLIIKGGVIVLAVAIDGLKNWKR; from the coding sequence ATGATCGGGACGAGTCGCTCCACACCGGCGCAGAACCCCTCCGCCGGCGGCCCCGCGGGAGCCCGGCCGGGGCGGCCCAGGACCGCGGTGCTGTGGGACCGCTACGGCATCCTCGGCGTGCTGGTGCTGCTGGTCGCCCTCATGGCCGTCATCGCGCCGAACTTCTTCACCCTCGGCAACGCCTTCAACATCGCCAGGGCGACGTCGATCAACGCCATCCTGGCCGCGGGGATGACCCTGGTCATCCTCACCCGCGGCATCGACCTGTCGGTGGGCTCCAACCTCGCGGTCAGCGGCGTCGTCTCGGTGCTGCTGTGGACCGCGGGCATGCCCGCCCCGGTGTGCGTGCTGGTCGGCATCCTCGTCGGGGCGCTGTTCGGCCTGGTCAACGGGGCCCTGGTGGCCTACCTGGCCCTGCCGGCCTTCATCGTCACGCTGGGCGGGCTGACCTACCTGCGCGGAACCGCCTACCTGCTGACCGACGGCCGCCCGCTCATCGCCGACGACCTGGGATTCCACCTCATGGGCAACGGGTTCATCGTGGCGGTCCCGGTGCCCGTGGTGATCATGCTCGGGGTCTTCCTGGCGCTGTGGTTCCTGCTGCGCTTCACCCGGTTCGGCACCGAGGTCTACGCCATCGGCGGCAACCCCGAGGCGGCGCGCCTGGCCGGGATCAGGGTCAAGTGGACCCTGGTGAAGGTCTACGTCATCGCGGGCGCCTGCGCCGGCCTGGCCGGCGTGCTGTTCTCGGCGCGGGTGATGTCGGGTCAGCCCACCGCCGGCGAGACCTACGAGCTCGACGCGATCGCCGCGGTGGTCCTGGGCGGCACCAGCCTCCTGGGCGGGGTCGGCACGGTGCAGCGGACCCTGATCGGCGCGATGATCATGGGCGTGCTCAGCAACGGCCTGCTGCTGATGAACGTGCCGTTCTTCTACCAGCTGATCATCAAAGGCGGCGTGATCGTCCTCGCCGTGGCGATCGACGGCTTGAAGAACTGGAAGCGCTGA
- a CDS encoding DoxX family protein: MNMNQFRESVLSLFRAVTALMFLLHGMASLFGVFGGSRGTGQALEFGLWPGWWAALIQLVCGVLVLVGLLSRPCATLASGSMAYAYFMSHQPEALLPLNNGGELAAMYCWAFLLIAVLGPGSWSLDSAVRRLRDDDAPAPAHASPRPG; this comes from the coding sequence ATGAACATGAACCAATTCCGCGAATCGGTGCTCTCACTGTTTCGCGCCGTGACGGCATTGATGTTCCTGCTGCACGGAATGGCCTCCCTGTTCGGCGTGTTCGGCGGCAGCCGCGGCACCGGGCAGGCCTTGGAGTTCGGCCTCTGGCCCGGCTGGTGGGCCGCGCTGATCCAACTGGTCTGCGGCGTGCTCGTCCTCGTCGGGTTGCTCAGCCGTCCCTGCGCGACGCTCGCGTCCGGCTCGATGGCCTACGCCTACTTCATGTCCCACCAGCCCGAAGCGCTGCTGCCACTGAACAACGGCGGTGAGCTGGCGGCGATGTACTGCTGGGCGTTCCTGCTCATCGCCGTGCTGGGGCCGGGGAGCTGGTCCCTGGACTCGGCCGTCCGTCGCCTCCGCGACGATGACGCCCCCGCTCCGGCCCACGCCTCACCCCGCCCCGGGTGA